The Nocardioides sp. cx-173 genome segment CTCGGTCCCCAGGTCGTCGACCGCGTCGATGTCGATCGTCTCCGCCCCCAGCGCCGCCACGCGAGCCAGCCGCTCGGGGACGCGGTCGGCCACGATGACCCGCTTGCCCTCGCGCAGCGCGATGCGCGTCGCCATGTCGCCGATGGGGCCCGCGCCCAGCACCAGCAGCGTGCCGCCGTCGGGCACGTCGGCGTACCGCACGCCCTGCCAGGCGGTGGGCAGCACGTCGGAGAGGTAGACGAAGCGGTCGTCCGAGGGACCCTCCGGCACCTTCACCGGCAGGAAGTCGGCGAACTGCACCCGGAGGAACTCCGCCTGGCCGCCCGGCACCTGGCCGTAGAGCTTGCTGTAGCCGAGCAGGCTCGCACCCGTGCCGTGCTCGCGGTTCTGCGTGGTCTCGCACTGGCTGTGCAGCCCCCGCGAGCAGGTCCAGCACGAGCCGCAGCTGACGTTGAAGGGCACCACGACCCGGTCGCCGACCTTGAGGTCGCGCACGTCCGGTCCTACCTCCTCGACGATGCCCATGGGCTCGTGCCCCACGACGTCGCCCGGCGTCATGAACGGCGCCAGCGGCTCGTAGAGGTGCAGGTCGGACCCGCACAGGCCGGTCGTGGTCACGCGAATCACCGCGTCGGTCGGGTCGACGATCTGCGGGTCGGGAACGTCCTCTACCCGCATGTCCCTCGGGCCCTGCCACGTCACTGCCTTCATCAACTTCTCCTCGTTCGGTGTTTGCGGACGGGTCCTGC includes the following:
- a CDS encoding zinc-dependent alcohol dehydrogenase; its protein translation is MKAVTWQGPRDMRVEDVPDPQIVDPTDAVIRVTTTGLCGSDLHLYEPLAPFMTPGDVVGHEPMGIVEEVGPDVRDLKVGDRVVVPFNVSCGSCWTCSRGLHSQCETTQNREHGTGASLLGYSKLYGQVPGGQAEFLRVQFADFLPVKVPEGPSDDRFVYLSDVLPTAWQGVRYADVPDGGTLLVLGAGPIGDMATRIALREGKRVIVADRVPERLARVAALGAETIDIDAVDDLGTEVRDRTDGRGADSVIDAVGMEAHGNPVAEKLIKAVGLLPDKLAEPLMLKAGFDRLAALHSAIDAVRRGGTVSLSGVYGGAADPMPLFQMFDKQLQLRMGQANVRRWTDDIMPLLVDDSDPLGTESFATHRLPLSDAPEAYAKFRAKEDGMIKVVFTP